A window of the Cannabis sativa cultivar Pink pepper isolate KNU-18-1 chromosome X, ASM2916894v1, whole genome shotgun sequence genome harbors these coding sequences:
- the LOC115695374 gene encoding uncharacterized protein LOC115695374 — MVNNAYRHLQVLKGAWPAAQPKNLWHTLWSLKVPPKVCNFLWRAASGCLPTCVQLQKRHVPVSIICPVCNVDDETIFHALVDLVVNRVKNDEMEELVMVAWAIWRASNEVVWQQESSNAASIVTSARSSLDQYKIAQERRGYSLSHLVDDGNKSEQWSKSTGNKIKVNVDGALFVEEGRFGLGCSARDSNGRLVEAFTLGKLGLVQPEMAEIIGIKETLSWIDRHDWQNVVLETDSLPCVQAIKSNIPMLSQFELLVLDVRELLLSLNYVDMCFVKRSVNKAAHYLAMSSYFSSGRALQLEDCSSEVCSIVLNDCYL, encoded by the exons ATGGTCAACAATGCGTACAGACATCTTCAGGTGCTCAAGGGAGCTTGGCCTGCTGCACAACCGAAAAATCTTTGGCATACTCTCTGGAGTCTTAAAGTGCCCCCAAAGGTCTGCAATTTTTTGTGGAGGGCAGCGTCAGGTTGTTTGCCTACTTGTGTACAATTGCAGAAGAGACATGTACCAGTGAGTATAATCTGCCCTGTTTGCAATGTGGATGATGAGACTATTTTCCATGCTCTTGTTGATT TGGTTGTGAACCGTGTGAAGAATGATGAGATGGAGGAGTTGGTGATGGTGGCGTGGGCGATTTGGAGGGCCAGTAATGAAGTTGTATGGCAGCAGGAGAGTTCTAATGCTGCAAGCATTGTTACATCTGCAAGATCAAGCCTAGATCAATATAAGATTGCTCAAGAACGGAGAGGTTATTCTCTATCTCATCTTGTTGATGATGGGAATAAATCTGAGCAATGGTCGAAATCCACTGGTAACAAGATCAAGGTAAATGTTGATGGAGCTTTGTTTGTTGAAGAAGGACGTTTTGGTTTGGGGTGTTCAGCCAGGGACAGTAATGGTAGATTGGTTGAAGCATTCACTCTAGGAAAGTTGGGTCTGGTCCAACCCGAAATGGCAGAAATCATTGGTATAAAGGAGACTTTGAGTTGGATTGATAGACATGATTGGCAAAATGTCGTTCTTGAGACCGATAGTTTACCGTGTGTCCAAGCTATTAAAAGCAACATTCCTATGTTGTCTCAATTTGAGTTACTTGTGCTTGATGTCCgtgaattattattatctttGAATTACGTTGATatgtgttttgttaaacgatctgtaAACAAAGCAGCTCACTATCTTGCCATGAGCTCTTATTTCTCGTCAGGTCGTGCACTTCAATTAGAGGATTGTTCTTCTGAAGTGTGTTCTATTGTTCTGAACGATTGCTATCTTTAA